In the genome of Actinomycetes bacterium, one region contains:
- a CDS encoding DUF167 domain-containing protein, which translates to MRLAIRVRPGASRTAVGGSYGDGPDAPLVVAVTAKAVDGAATEAALRALARSLGLRRGDVRLVTGATSRDKVVEVPDLGPDGEERLFALRIG; encoded by the coding sequence ATGCGACTCGCCATCAGGGTCCGGCCTGGTGCCTCCCGGACCGCTGTGGGCGGCAGCTACGGCGACGGCCCGGACGCTCCGCTCGTCGTCGCGGTGACCGCCAAGGCGGTGGACGGCGCGGCCACCGAGGCGGCCCTGCGCGCGCTGGCCCGGTCGCTGGGACTGCGCCGCGGCGACGTCCGGCTGGTCACCGGGGCCACCAGCCGGGACAAGGTGGTCGAGGTCCCCGACCTTGGACCGGACGGCGAGGAGAGGCTGTTCGCTCTGCGCATAGGGTGA
- a CDS encoding TraR/DksA C4-type zinc finger protein, giving the protein MAQPGSSVGARVRRAVTGAVRAASKTAPATPTAAAKKTAPAAKKTAPPAKKAAPAKAAPAAKKAAPVKKAPAKSAPAPVKKAAPVKAAPVAKGAAPAKAAPVAKKAAPAAKKAAPVAKKAAPAAKKAAPVAKKAAAVKPAASAAPAAPRRPAVRADETPWTKAELAGVRAELDAEVARLSGEIAEAEEGLADLLRDSGDGAGDDQADAGTKTFEREHEMSLANNSRDMLLQAQRAIKRINDGSYGVCESCGGPIGKARLQVFPRATLCMSCKQREERR; this is encoded by the coding sequence ATGGCTCAGCCTGGCTCGAGCGTGGGGGCCCGCGTCCGGCGGGCCGTGACCGGTGCCGTCCGGGCCGCGTCCAAGACCGCCCCGGCCACCCCGACGGCCGCCGCGAAGAAGACCGCCCCGGCCGCGAAGAAGACCGCTCCGCCGGCGAAGAAGGCCGCCCCGGCGAAGGCCGCTCCGGCGGCGAAGAAGGCGGCCCCGGTCAAGAAGGCGCCAGCGAAGTCGGCCCCGGCGCCGGTCAAGAAGGCGGCCCCGGTCAAGGCCGCTCCGGTGGCCAAGGGGGCGGCCCCGGCGAAGGCCGCTCCGGTCGCCAAGAAAGCCGCTCCGGCGGCGAAGAAGGCCGCTCCGGTCGCCAAGAAAGCCGCTCCGGCGGCGAAGAAGGCCGCTCCGGTCGCCAAGAAGGCGGCTGCGGTCAAGCCGGCCGCCTCGGCCGCGCCCGCCGCACCGCGCCGTCCCGCCGTGCGGGCCGACGAGACGCCGTGGACCAAGGCCGAGCTCGCGGGGGTTCGGGCCGAGCTCGACGCCGAGGTCGCCCGGCTGTCCGGTGAGATCGCCGAGGCCGAGGAGGGGCTGGCCGACCTGCTGCGTGACTCGGGCGACGGCGCCGGCGACGACCAGGCCGACGCGGGCACCAAGACCTTCGAGCGCGAGCACGAGATGTCCCTGGCCAACAACAGCCGCGACATGCTGCTGCAGGCCCAGCGGGCGATCAAGCGGATCAACGACGGCAGCTACGGGGTGTGCGAGTCCTGCGGCGGTCCGATCGGCAAAGCGCGACTGCAGGTCTTTCCTCGTGCGACCCTATGCATGTCATGCAAACAGAGGGAGGAGCGCCGCTGA
- a CDS encoding pseudouridine synthase, whose product MSGEHRTLPVPDGLEGERVDAGLARLFGLSRTRAADLAERGLVLLDGVTVGKSERLSAGGWLDVELPSTEQAPAAPPEVVPGLTVLFDDDDIVVVDKPVGVAAHPSPGWTGPTVIGGLAAAGYRVSTSGAAERAGVVHRLDVGTSGVMVVAKSERAYSALKRA is encoded by the coding sequence ATGAGCGGCGAGCACCGCACCCTGCCGGTGCCGGACGGGCTGGAGGGTGAGCGGGTCGATGCGGGGCTGGCCCGGCTGTTCGGGCTGTCCCGGACCCGGGCCGCGGACCTGGCCGAGCGGGGGCTGGTGCTGCTGGACGGCGTCACGGTCGGCAAGTCCGAGCGGCTCAGCGCGGGCGGCTGGCTGGACGTCGAGCTGCCCTCGACTGAGCAGGCGCCGGCCGCACCGCCCGAGGTGGTCCCCGGCCTGACCGTGCTGTTCGACGACGACGACATCGTGGTGGTGGACAAGCCGGTCGGGGTGGCCGCCCACCCCAGCCCCGGCTGGACCGGGCCGACCGTGATCGGCGGCCTGGCCGCGGCCGGGTACCGGGTCTCCACCAGCGGGGCGGCCGAGCGGGCCGGCGTCGTCCACCGGCTGGACGTCGGGACCAGCGGCGTCATGGTCGTCGCGAAGTCCGAGCGGGCGTACTCGGCGCTCAAGCGCGCC
- the lspA gene encoding signal peptidase II codes for MQTEGGAPLSGADTHPAVDGASGDGSVRARPATRWGLIGLLAAVAVFVVVVDQLSKIWVVATMPGRDPIRVVGSLLQVAYTRNSGAAFSIGTGTTWIFTAVAVGVVVAILRTSRRLGSWAWAVAMGALLGGALGNLSDRLFRAPGLGRGHVVDWIQLPHYPVFNLADAAVVCGAIAMVLLSVFGRDLDGSRPR; via the coding sequence ATGCAAACAGAGGGAGGAGCGCCGCTGAGCGGCGCTGACACGCATCCAGCTGTCGACGGAGCCTCGGGCGACGGGTCGGTTCGGGCCCGCCCGGCCACCCGGTGGGGGCTGATCGGGCTGCTGGCCGCGGTGGCCGTGTTCGTGGTCGTCGTGGACCAGCTGTCCAAGATCTGGGTCGTGGCCACCATGCCCGGCCGGGACCCGATCCGGGTCGTCGGGTCGCTGCTGCAGGTGGCCTACACCCGCAACTCGGGGGCCGCCTTCAGCATCGGGACCGGCACCACCTGGATCTTCACGGCGGTCGCCGTCGGGGTGGTCGTGGCGATCCTGCGCACGTCCCGCCGGCTCGGCTCCTGGGCCTGGGCGGTGGCCATGGGCGCCCTGCTCGGCGGGGCGCTGGGCAACCTCTCCGACCGGCTGTTCCGTGCCCCCGGGCTGGGCCGCGGGCACGTCGTCGACTGGATCCAGCTGCCGCACTACCCGGTCTTCAACCTTGCCGACGCCGCGGTGGTCTGCGGGGCGATCGCCATGGTGCTGCTCTCGGTGTTCGGGCGGGACCTCGACGGTTCCCGCCCCCGATGA